In a single window of the Coffea eugenioides isolate CCC68of chromosome 3, Ceug_1.0, whole genome shotgun sequence genome:
- the LOC113766262 gene encoding uncharacterized protein LOC113766262, with protein sequence MSPPPGPYSSTSTLALVARASAFTFGVVYGNLKLKALRWLFKLLCLLPLDV encoded by the exons ATGTCGCCTCCTCCTGGACCCTACTCCAGCACCAGCACTCTCGCCTTG GTGGCTCGTGCTTCAGCCTTCACGTTTGGAGTCGTCTATGGAAATTTGAAGCTTAA AGCGTTGCGATGGTTGTTCAAGCTTTTGTGTTTGTTACCACTCGATGTTTAG
- the LOC113766264 gene encoding cytochrome P450 71A2-like → MALINLDLSFFSIFSLLVFLLSLLKWFYAASKPQKKLPPSPPKLPIIGNLHQLGQFPHRSLQSLSRKYGPLMLLELGSKPMLVVSSSNAACQILKTHDLSFASRPKSGIPDKLFYGSKDIAFAPYGEYWRQLKSISMLHLLSNKRIQSFQHVREEETSLMIEKISRMCSSSAVNLSDMFLILTNDIICRVALGRKYSEEENGRKSMENLKVFGELLGIFDVGNYIPSLAWVNRFNGLDSKVKKTVKQIDGFLEGVIEEHMNKRKGKAESHSTAEARCQDFVDILIEINEEKTMGFALERDAMKAIILDVFGAGSDTTHSVMDWGMSELLKNPKVLHKLQAEVRDVTQGKPEITRADMEKMHYLKAVIKETMRLHTPVPLLGPKESNQDVKVMGYDVPKSTQVLVNAWAIARDPLLWENPEEFRPERFLGSSVDFHGLNFELIPFGAGRRVCPGINFAMSVTELALAKLVNKFNFTSPDGINPNELDMTESFGITVHRKFPLHAIATPYSC, encoded by the exons ATGGCTTTGATCAATCTTgatctttcatttttctcaattttttcctTGCTCGTATTCCTTCTATCCCTTCTCAAATGGTTCTATGCTGCTTCTAAACCCCAGAAAAAGTTACCACCATCTCCACCAAAGCTCCCAATTATTGGCAATCTTCACCAGCTTGGCCAGTTTCCACATCGCTCCCTCCAATCACTGTCAAGAAAATATGGTCCACTCATGCTGCTTGAACTGGGAAGCAAGCCAATGCTGGTTGTCTCTTCCTCTAATGCAGCTTGCCAGATCTTGAAAACCCATGATTTATCCTTTGCAAGCAGGCCTAAATCGGGCATCCCAGATAAACTCTTTTACGGAAGCAAGGACATAGCTTTTGCACCATATGGTGAGTATTGGAGACAACTAAAAAGCATTTCTATGCTTCATCTTTTGAGTAACAAAAGGATTCAGTCTTTTCAACATGTCAGAGAAGAAGAGACGTCACTCATGATCGAGAAGATCAGCCGAATGTGTTCTTCCTCAGCTGTAAACTTAAGTGACATGTTTTTAATTCTCACAAATGATATAATCTGTAGGGTTGCCTTGGGGAGGAAGTATAGCGAGGAAGAAAATGGGCGGAAAAGTATGGAGAATTTGAAGGTGTTTGGTGAGTTACTGGGTATTTTTGATGTAGGAAACTATATTCCTTCGCTTGCATGGGTTAATCGCTTCAATGGTTTGGATTCTAAAGTGAAGAAAACAGTTAAACAGATTGACGGATTTCTTGAGGGTGTGATAGAAGAGCACATGaataagagaaaaggaaaggctGAAAGTCACTCTACTGCTGAGGCAAGATGCCAAGACTTTGTAGATATCTTGATTGAGATTAATGAGGAAAAGACTATGGGCTTTGCTCTTGAACGAGATGCTATGAAAGCTATCATCCTG GATGTCTTTGGTGCTGGATCTGATACAACACATTCAGTTATGGATTGGGGAATGTCAGAACTTCTAAAGAACCCCAAAGTCTTGCATAAATTGCAGGCTGAGGTAAGAGATGTGACTCAAGGAAAGCCAGAAATAACTAGAGCTGATATGGAGAAAATGCACTACTTAAAAGCAGTGATTAAAGAAACTATGAGACTTCATACTCCAGTTCCATTACTGGGTCCTAAAGAATCGAATCAAGACGTCAAAGTAATGGGGTATGATGTACCAAAGAGCACACAGGTACTTGTGAATGCTTGGGCAATTGCAAGAGATCCATTGTTGTGGGAGAACCCTGAAGAATTTCGACCTGAGAGGTTTTTGGGTTCGAGTGTAGATTTTCATGGTTTGAACTTTGAGTTAATTCCGTTTGGTGCCGGACGAAGAGTTTGCCCGGGTATCAACTTCGCCATGTCAGTAACTGAACTTGCATTGGCAAAACTGGTCAACAAATTTAACTTTACATCACCCGATGGAATCAATCCAAACGAGTTGGACATGACCGAATCATTTGGTATCACAGTCCACAGAAAATTTCCTCTGCATGCCATTGCCACACCATATTCTTGCTAA
- the LOC113766263 gene encoding cytochrome P450 71A3-like produces the protein MALINLDLSFFSIFSLLVFLLSLLKWFYAASKPQKKLPPSPPKLPIIGNLHQLGQFPHRSLQSLSRKYGPLMLLELGSKPMLVVSSSNAACQILKTHDLSFASRPKSGIPDKLFYGSKDIAFAPYGEYWRQLKSISMLHLLSNKRIQSFQHVREEETSLMIEKISRMCSSSAVNLSDMFLILTNDIICRVALGRKYSEEENGRKSMENLKVFGELLGIFDVGNYIPSLAWVNRFNGLDSKVKKTVKQIDGFLEGVIEEHMNKRKGKAESDSTAEARCQDFVDILIEINEEKTMGFALERDAMKAIILVNFSLHLFVLVVNLWD, from the coding sequence ATGGCTTTGATCAATCTTgatctttcatttttctcaattttttcctTGCTCGTATTCCTTCTATCCCTTCTCAAATGGTTCTATGCTGCTTCTAAACCCCAGAAAAAGTTACCACCATCTCCACCAAAGCTCCCAATTATTGGCAATCTTCACCAGCTTGGCCAGTTTCCACATCGCTCCCTCCAATCACTGTCAAGAAAATATGGTCCACTCATGCTGCTTGAACTGGGAAGCAAGCCAATGCTGGTTGTCTCTTCCTCTAATGCAGCTTGCCAGATCTTGAAAACCCATGATTTATCCTTTGCAAGCAGGCCTAAATCGGGCATCCCAGATAAACTCTTTTACGGAAGCAAGGACATAGCTTTTGCACCATATGGTGAGTATTGGAGACAACTAAAAAGCATTTCTATGCTTCATCTTTTGAGTAACAAAAGGATTCAGTCTTTTCAACATGTCAGAGAAGAAGAGACGTCACTCATGATCGAGAAGATCAGCCGAATGTGTTCTTCCTCAGCTGTAAACTTAAGTGACATGTTTTTAATTCTCACAAATGATATAATCTGTAGGGTTGCCTTGGGGAGGAAGTATAGCGAGGAagaaaatgggaggaaaagtaTGGAGAATTTGAAGGTGTTTGGTGAGTTACTGGGTATTTTTGATGTAGGAAACTATATTCCTTCGCTTGCATGGGTTAATCGCTTCAATGGTTTAGATTCTAAAGTGAAGAAAACAGTTAAACAGATTGACGGATTTCTTGAGGGTGTGATAGAAGAGCACATGAATAAGAGGAAAGGAAAGGCTGAAAGTGACTCTACTGCTGAGGCAAGATGCCAAGACTTTGTAGATATCTTGATTGAGATTAATGAGGAAAAGACTATGGGCTTTGCTCTTGAACGAGATGCTATGAAAGCTATCATCCTGGTAAATTTCTCTCTCCATCTCTTTGTATTGGTAGTAAATCTTTGGGATTGA
- the LOC113764540 gene encoding DNA polymerase I A, chloroplastic/mitochondrial-like, with amino-acid sequence MYFHLFYLSILLALGFHDTVTLRPEYCKTHSGYVSFSNVSNGPASDHSVVKISSRSHVFVHDYQRPTYKSWGDVTQYYKRRKEAYCAERTSSLPSLTDGSDHKFRQQSTDNDLSCPSTSNSPLSFRNVHDSACSSGNLSLPNIVSVNTIAPDREMKDNFSSSRQSYTSNSQQADIHWKISPRTMQLLPKSSQPKISLPKLFEEQKEKYPSIDKGSAHNVTKREAAAEKSVGVDKINGTPTGKGSVEPEAIIQSNLRERLGCIYDKVLVVDTVSAAKEVVGMLTNQYRHMVHACDTEVSKIDVKQETPVDHGEIVCCSIYCGPEANFGNGKSCIWVDLLDEDGRNLLAEFAPFFEDPSIKKVWHNYSFDNHVIENYGLKLDGFHADTMHMARLWNSSRRLEGGYSLEALTVILLSCLMLGYALVKS; translated from the exons atgtattttcatttattttatttgagtatTTTGTTGGCTTTGGGCTTTCATGACACCGTGACTCTCAGGCCAGAATATTGCAAAACCCATTCTGGCTACGTATCCTTCTCAAATGTCTCAAATGGCCCTGCTTCTGATCATTCCGTTGTGAAGATATCAAGTAGGAGTCATGTGTTTGTGCATGACTATCAGAGGCCTACTTACAAATCCTGGGGTGACGTGACTCAATACTATAAGAGAAGAAAGGAAGCTTATTGTGCTGAACGGACTTCTAGTTTGCCTAGTTTGACAGATGGAAGTGATCACAAATTTAGACAACAAAGCACTGATAATGACTTATCTTGTCCATCTACTAGTAATTCACCTCTCTCGTTCAGAAATGTTCATGATTCAGCTTGTTCTTCAGGAAACCTTAGCCTACCGAATATCGTAAGTGTGAATACAATTGCACCAGATCGTGAGATGAAGGACAACTTTTCAAGTAGCAGACAGTCTTATACATCAAATAGCCAACAAGCAGATATACACTGGAAAATCTCTCCGAGGACAATGCAGTTACTTCCAAAGTCTTCCCAACCTAAAATTTCCCTGCCAAAATTATTCGAAGAACAGAAAGAAAAGTATCCCTCAATTGATAAAGGCAGTGCTCATAATGTAACAAAAAGGGAGGCTGCTGCTGAAAAGTCTGTTGGTGTTGACAAAATAAATGGAACCCCCACAGGAAAAGGATCTGTGGAACCAGAAGCTATTATCCAGTCAAATCTTCGTGAGAGGCTTGGTTGCATTTATGACAAGGTTCTTGTGGTTGATACTGTCTCTGCTGCAAAGGAAGTAGTTGGTATGCTCACAAATCAATACAGGCATATGGTCCATGCATGTGACACGGAA GTATCAAAGATTGATGTTAAGCAGGAAACACCAGTTGATCATGGAGAAATTGTATGCTGCAGTATTTATTGTGGACCGGAAGCGAATTTTGGAAATGGCAAGTCTTGTATCTGGGTAGATCTTCTTGATGAGGACGGGAGGAATCTTTTGGCTGAATTTGCTCCTTTTTTTGAAGACCCGTCAATTAAAAAG GTGTGGCACAACTATAGCTTTGATAACCATGTTATAGAGAATTATGGACTTAAACTTGATGGTTTCCATGCTGATACAATGCACATGGCCCGATTGTGGAATTCATCAAGAAGATTAGAAGGTGGGTATTCTCTGGAAGCCCTTACCGTGATTCTTCTGTCATGTCTGATGCTAGGTTATGCCTTGGTGAAGAGTTGA